The Deinococcus reticulitermitis sequence GCTGCGGTCCCTGCGGCGCGCCAGCAGCGTAGTTGCCGGTGCTCAGGCGCGCCGGGCTCTGGGTCGCCAGCCGGGTCAGGGCCGCGCGCAGCGCCGCGCTGCTCGGCGCCGTGCCCGCCCGCGCCAGGCCGCGCTGCGCGTAGGTCAGCGGTTCCAGCGACGTGGGGTTGAGCGTCAGGCTGCCCACGAGGACGCCGCCGACTTCCAGCCCCAGCCGCACCGTCACGAGCGAGCCCGAGCGCTCTGCCCACAGGCTGCCCACCCGCAGTGTGCGGGCGACGGCGCTCAGGGTGGAGGCCGGCGGCGTGATCGGTCGCGGAGCCGGGCGGGCCGGCCCGTCGTCGTCCCCGTCATCGTCGTCATCATCGTCGTCGGCCAGCGCGGCGCCGAGGGTGCCCAGCGGCCCGGAGAGGCCCGGCAGCGGCAGCGGCCCCAGCCCCAGCAGGGCGAGCAGCAGCAGCCAGGACGCGCGCTTCATAGCGCCCAGCATGACACCGGCACCTGACAGCGGCATGACGGGCGGGCCGCCGGACGCCTCCCCGGCCTTGAGGAAGAGGATTCGTTTCATAGATCGCCTCTCACGTCCACTGGGGCAGCGGGCAGGCGCAGGGTAAAGGTGCTCGGGCCGTCCGGCGGCCCCCGGTAGCTCAGGTGTCCGCCGTGCACGCGCGCGACCTCGCGGGCGATGGCGACGCCCAGGCCGCTGCCCTCGCTGCGTTCGCCCCGGGCGAAGCGGGTGAACAGCGCCTCGCCGCGCAGTTCGGGCGGCACGCCGGGACCGCTGTCTTCCACCTCGAAGACCACCTCGTTTCCGCCTTCGCTGCGGCGCACCCGCAGCCGGGCGTCGCCGCCGTGCGTGAGCGCGTTGGTGAGCAGATTGAGCAGCGCGCGCCCGAGCAGCGCCGGGTCCCCCCGCACCCACACGCCGGGCGCGAGGTCGGTGTCCAGCCGCCGCCCCCGCTGCCGCGCGAGGGCGTGGGCCGTGCTCAGCGGACGCTCCAGCACCTCGGAGGCGGGCACGGGCGCCGCCTCACCCGGTGCACCCACCGCGCTGCCTTCGAGCCGCGCGAGGGTGAGCAGGTCCTCGGCGAGCGTCGAGAGCCCGGCGAGGTCACCCCGCATCCGGCTCAGGGTGTCGCGGTATTCCTCGGCACTCCGGGGCCGGCGCAGCGCGAGGTCCACCTCGCCGCGCAGCACCGCGATGGGGGTGCGCAGGTCGTGCGCGGCGTCGGCGGTAAAGCGCCGCTGCGCCGAGACCAGGGCCTCCAGGCGCTCCAGCATCGCGTTGAGGTCGCGCCCGAGCGCCCCGAGTTCGTCTCCCCGTCCGCGTTCGGGCACGCGGGCGCGCAGGTCGCCGCCGCGCACCGCCCGCGCGGTTTGGGCCATCTCGCTC is a genomic window containing:
- a CDS encoding sensor histidine kinase; translation: MPLVWRLTLSLAAVLALLGVGLGLSVYRAVELDLQRDFVRDLRALAYVQAQLALREDGVSLSRVPIAALGDELGEPEAFLLTPTGEVIETLSDAPPPRLSRAFLARAASGQTVDGLQGERRGGLSLFDPAPAVHTRLVAEPISAFSAGRFEVAYLLVLRARDEGTVAALGRVRREVLTWLAAGLALSVPIGYLLARVIAAPVSEMAQTARAVRGGDLRARVPERGRGDELGALGRDLNAMLERLEALVSAQRRFTADAAHDLRTPIAVLRGEVDLALRRPRSAEEYRDTLSRMRGDLAGLSTLAEDLLTLARLEGSAVGAPGEAAPVPASEVLERPLSTAHALARQRGRRLDTDLAPGVWVRGDPALLGRALLNLLTNALTHGGDARLRVRRSEGGNEVVFEVEDSGPGVPPELRGEALFTRFARGERSEGSGLGVAIAREVARVHGGHLSYRGPPDGPSTFTLRLPAAPVDVRGDL